One segment of Urocitellus parryii isolate mUroPar1 chromosome 5, mUroPar1.hap1, whole genome shotgun sequence DNA contains the following:
- the LOC113199223 gene encoding taste receptor type 2 member 14-like: MVVVEQSMFSIILCVEFIMGNLGNGFIVLVNCMDWVKRRKISSIDQILTALALFRIGTVWIFFLDWWVPVLYSNLWATVMIIRIIYSTYTVINHFSIWFATSLSIFYFLKIATFSNSVFQYLRWRIKIVISGTLMVSLVILFLNIMVINLHIDSCVDEYRGNLSDSSGLSTDVHFFILLSFTISVFTFVPFTVSLVTFLLLIFSLWKHLKRMQHSAKGSRDTSTTAHVKALQTVIAFLLLYAIYFLSFLVQFLTSGFLNGYLIVFLTKAAGAAFPTGHSFVLILGNGKLRQASQSVLWRLRCKSQDSEPSGP, from the coding sequence ATGGTTGTTGTTGAACAGAGCatgttttcaattatcttatGTGTGGAATTCATAATGGGAAATTTAGGAAATGGATTCATAGTACTGGTGAACTGCATGGACTGggtcaaaagaagaaagatctcttCAATTGATCAAATCCTCACTGCTTTGGCACTCTTCAGAATTGGTAcggtttggatttttttcctagaTTGGTGGGTACCTGTGCTGTATTCAAATTTATGGGCAACTGTAATGATTATCAGAATCATTTATTCTACCTATACAGTAATCAATCATTTCAGCATCTGGTTTGCTACAAGCCTCAGCATCTTTTACTTTCTCAAGATAGCCACATTTTCTAACTCTGTTTTTCAGTACTTAAGGTGGagaattaaaatagttatttcaGGGACACTGATGGTGTCTCTAGTCAtcttgtttttaaacattatgGTTATAAATCTACACATTGATTCCTGTGTTGATGAATACAGAGGAAACCTGTCTGACAGCTCCGGTCTGAGTACAGATGTacattttttcatacttttatcATTCACCATTTCTGTGTTCACATTCGTACCCTTCACAGTGTCCCTGGTCACTTTTCTCCTACTAATCTTCTCTCTGTGGAAACATCTGAAGAGGATGCAGCACAGTGCCAAAGGGTCCAGAGACACCAGCACCACGGCCCATGTGAAAGCCTTGCAAACTGTGATCGCCTTCCTGCTACTATATGCCATTTACTTTCTGTCCTTTCTTGTTCAGTTTTTGACCTCTGGGTTCCTGAACGGTTATCTGATTGTGTTTTTGACTAAGGCTGCTGGGGCAGCTTTCCCTACAGGCCACTCATTTGTCCTGATTCTAGGGaatgggaagctgagacaggccTCTCAGTCAGtgctgtggaggctgaggtgcAAGTCCCAAGATTCTGAGCCATCAGGTCCATAG